The Achromobacter pestifer genome includes a region encoding these proteins:
- a CDS encoding ATP-dependent helicase produces the protein MSDQTDTSSPSAERPDPLADLNPAQREAAEFGVAGAPGDDGPLLVIAGAGSGKTNTLAHRVAHLILNGADPQRMLLLTFSRRAALEMERRVGSVLQRVMRLRATQQAPSLPWAGTFHAIGARLLRDCAQRIGLSEAFTIHDRGDAEDLMGMVRHELGLSSTKSRFPLKGTCLAIYSRVVNSQTPVADVLKTSFPWCAQWEDELKNLFRAYVAAKQDQQVLDYDDLLLYWAEMMGDPGIAADVGARFDHVLVDEYQDTNRLQSAILMAMKPDGRGLTVVGDDAQSIYSFRAATVRNILDFPGQFPTPARVITLDRNYRSTQPILNASNAVIGLATERYAKDLWTDRQSSQLPELVTVSDEAGQARWVADQVLAQREGGATLKSQAALFRTASHSAALELELTRRNIPFVKFGGLRFLEAAHVKDLLSLLRWAENPRGRMAGFRVAQLLPGIGPATAGKLMDAMSASAEPLRALREFKPGAAAQEEWGAFADTYAALCDPALKWPADVDLALRWYGAQLERLYDDARVRRADLDQLARIAAGYGTRERFLTELTLDPPDATSDESGAPHRDEDYMILSTIHSAKGQEWKAVYVLNVVDGCIPSDMSTGTAEEIEEERRLLYVAMTRAKERLQLIVPQRFYVHQQTGMGDRHVYGSRTRYITNAMLPLFDHLPKPPELPEGRGMPKAPQAPSVDVAKRVRNLFS, from the coding sequence ATGTCCGACCAAACCGATACGTCCTCCCCGTCCGCCGAGCGCCCCGATCCCCTGGCCGATCTCAATCCCGCCCAACGCGAGGCCGCCGAGTTCGGCGTGGCCGGCGCGCCGGGCGACGACGGCCCCCTGCTGGTGATCGCCGGGGCCGGCTCGGGCAAGACCAATACGCTGGCCCATCGGGTCGCGCATCTGATCCTGAACGGCGCCGATCCCCAGCGCATGCTGCTGTTGACCTTCTCGCGCCGCGCGGCGCTGGAAATGGAGCGGCGCGTGGGCTCGGTGCTGCAGCGGGTGATGAGGCTGCGCGCCACCCAGCAAGCGCCGTCGCTGCCTTGGGCCGGCACCTTCCATGCCATCGGCGCGCGTCTGCTGCGCGATTGCGCGCAACGCATCGGCCTGTCCGAAGCCTTCACCATCCATGATCGCGGCGACGCCGAGGACCTGATGGGCATGGTGCGCCACGAGCTGGGCCTGTCGTCCACCAAGTCGCGCTTTCCGCTCAAAGGCACCTGCCTGGCCATTTACTCGCGCGTGGTCAACAGCCAGACGCCGGTGGCCGACGTGCTGAAGACTTCCTTCCCCTGGTGCGCCCAATGGGAAGACGAACTCAAGAACCTGTTCCGCGCCTACGTCGCGGCCAAGCAGGACCAGCAGGTGCTGGACTATGACGATCTGCTGCTCTATTGGGCCGAAATGATGGGCGATCCCGGTATCGCCGCGGACGTGGGGGCGCGCTTCGACCATGTGCTGGTCGACGAATACCAGGACACCAACCGCCTGCAATCCGCCATCCTGATGGCAATGAAACCCGACGGCCGCGGCCTGACGGTGGTGGGCGACGATGCCCAGTCCATCTATTCGTTCCGCGCGGCCACGGTGCGCAATATCCTGGACTTTCCGGGGCAGTTCCCGACGCCGGCGCGCGTCATCACGCTGGACCGCAATTACCGCTCCACCCAGCCCATCCTTAACGCGTCCAACGCCGTGATCGGCCTGGCCACGGAGCGCTACGCCAAGGACCTGTGGACCGACCGCCAATCCTCCCAACTGCCTGAGCTGGTGACGGTCAGCGACGAAGCCGGCCAGGCGCGCTGGGTGGCCGACCAGGTGCTGGCGCAGCGCGAGGGCGGGGCCACGCTCAAGTCGCAGGCGGCGCTGTTCCGCACCGCCAGCCACAGCGCCGCGCTGGAACTGGAGCTGACCCGGCGCAACATTCCCTTCGTCAAATTCGGCGGCCTGCGCTTCCTGGAGGCCGCGCACGTGAAGGACCTGCTGTCGCTGCTGCGCTGGGCGGAGAATCCGCGCGGCCGCATGGCGGGCTTTCGCGTGGCGCAGCTGCTGCCGGGCATCGGGCCCGCCACGGCCGGCAAACTGATGGACGCCATGTCGGCCTCGGCCGAGCCCTTGCGCGCGCTGCGTGAATTCAAGCCGGGCGCGGCGGCGCAGGAAGAGTGGGGCGCCTTCGCCGATACTTATGCGGCCTTGTGCGATCCCGCGCTGAAATGGCCGGCCGACGTGGACCTGGCCTTGCGCTGGTACGGCGCCCAGCTGGAACGCCTGTACGACGATGCGCGCGTGCGCCGCGCGGACCTGGACCAGCTGGCGCGCATCGCCGCGGGCTACGGCACGCGCGAACGCTTCCTGACCGAGCTGACGCTGGATCCGCCGGACGCCACCAGCGACGAGTCCGGCGCGCCGCATCGCGACGAGGATTACATGATCCTGTCCACCATCCATTCCGCCAAGGGCCAGGAATGGAAGGCGGTCTACGTCCTGAACGTGGTGGACGGCTGCATCCCGTCCGACATGAGCACCGGCACGGCCGAGGAAATCGAGGAAGAGCGCCGCCTGCTGTACGTGGCGATGACGCGTGCCAAGGAGCGCCTGCAGCTCATCGTGCCGCAGCGGTTCTATGTACACCAGCAGACCGGCATGGGCGACCGGCACGTCTATGGATCGCGCACGCGCTACATCACCAATGCGATGCTGCCGCTGTTCGACCACCTGCCCAAGCCGCCGGAGCTGCCCGAGGGACGCGGCATGCCCAAGGCGCCGCAGGCGCCCAGCGTGGACGTGGCCAAGCGGGTGCGCAACCTGTTCTCGTAG
- a CDS encoding magnesium and cobalt transport protein CorA produces MATEEQAADDSKREVVASIAYVNGRRDREVPIDEVAQYVSQDHGMLWIGLRNPRPEMLAKVASELGACDKNQEEMLESHRRPKIIDYGNMILIVAITVEVEAERPIFGETQFLIGDGFLVTVRRGATAGHSPLRERLEASPDLLKRGSDYVASELLDWLVDRYVAAAGKIESVVEGAEQKLLIRGAKDSDIRRLYRQRRDLLRIHTVVSPLAEICRRLARVEMSAVDEHARPYFGEVADRVLRVDELFNSLRESLAFAFEASLMIGQAAQNDTTRKLASWAAILAVPTAIAGIYGMNFEFMPELKSPLGYPITLGVIASVCSFLYWRFRKSGWL; encoded by the coding sequence ATGGCTACTGAAGAACAGGCCGCCGACGACTCGAAGAGAGAGGTCGTCGCATCGATCGCCTATGTGAACGGACGGCGGGACCGCGAGGTTCCCATCGACGAAGTCGCCCAGTACGTCAGCCAGGACCACGGCATGCTGTGGATCGGCCTGCGCAATCCGCGCCCGGAAATGCTGGCCAAGGTCGCCAGCGAACTCGGCGCCTGCGACAAGAACCAGGAAGAAATGCTGGAGTCCCACCGGCGGCCGAAGATCATCGACTACGGCAACATGATCCTGATCGTCGCCATCACGGTGGAGGTCGAGGCCGAGCGCCCCATCTTCGGCGAGACCCAGTTCCTTATCGGCGACGGTTTCCTGGTCACGGTGCGGCGCGGCGCCACCGCCGGCCACAGTCCCTTGCGCGAACGTCTGGAAGCCTCGCCCGACCTGCTCAAGCGCGGCAGCGATTATGTGGCCTCGGAGTTGCTGGATTGGCTGGTGGACCGCTATGTGGCCGCGGCCGGCAAGATCGAATCCGTGGTCGAAGGCGCCGAGCAGAAGCTGCTGATCCGCGGCGCCAAGGACTCCGACATCCGCAGGCTGTACCGCCAGCGTCGCGACCTGCTGCGCATCCACACGGTGGTGTCGCCGCTGGCCGAGATCTGCCGCCGCCTGGCGCGGGTCGAGATGTCGGCGGTGGACGAACACGCCCGTCCGTACTTCGGCGAGGTGGCCGACCGCGTGCTGCGCGTGGACGAACTGTTCAACTCGCTGCGCGAATCGCTGGCGTTCGCCTTTGAAGCCAGCCTGATGATAGGCCAGGCCGCGCAGAACGACACCACTCGCAAGTTGGCCTCCTGGGCTGCCATCCTGGCGGTGCCCACGGCCATCGCCGGCATCTACGGCATGAACTTCGAATTCATGCCCGAACTGAAGTCGCCCCTGGGCTATCCCATCACGCTGGGCGTCATCGCGTCGGTCTGTTCCTTCCTGTACTGGCGGTTCCGCAAGTCGGGCTGGCTGTAG
- a CDS encoding thermonuclease family protein yields the protein MRGKPNFRGGSKLTALIVALILAAAGAIVNWLQPSGTPGQDRAERPAPTSQGRSGATLAGGIPQGSYTLTGMIVNVADGDTVTLRAPDGQHRIRMDSIDAPEEGHGSDQPGQPYAEAARKNLADLVAGKTLTAQCYEKDQYGREVCALILDDGRSANRLQVEAGYAWAYTARQGDYLRDKAMPDLQRQAKSAGRGLWAQPGAMQPWKWRYDCWRQRQCG from the coding sequence GTGCGTGGCAAACCTAACTTTCGCGGCGGCAGCAAGCTGACCGCCCTGATCGTCGCCCTGATACTTGCGGCGGCAGGCGCCATCGTCAATTGGCTGCAGCCTTCAGGGACGCCGGGCCAGGACCGGGCCGAACGTCCGGCCCCCACGTCCCAGGGCCGGTCCGGCGCGACGCTGGCTGGCGGTATTCCGCAGGGCAGCTATACGCTCACGGGCATGATCGTGAACGTGGCCGACGGCGACACCGTGACCTTGCGCGCGCCCGACGGCCAGCACCGCATCCGCATGGACAGCATCGACGCGCCCGAAGAGGGCCACGGATCCGACCAGCCCGGACAGCCTTATGCCGAGGCCGCACGCAAGAATCTGGCCGATCTGGTCGCGGGCAAGACGCTCACCGCGCAATGCTACGAGAAGGACCAGTACGGCCGGGAAGTCTGCGCCCTGATCCTGGACGACGGCCGCTCGGCCAACCGCCTGCAGGTGGAGGCCGGCTACGCCTGGGCCTACACGGCGCGCCAGGGGGACTACCTGCGCGACAAGGCCATGCCGGACCTGCAGCGCCAGGCCAAGTCGGCCGGCCGCGGCCTGTGGGCGCAGCCCGGCGCCATGCAACCCTGGAAGTGGCGCTACGACTGCTGGCGGCAGCGCCAGTGCGGCTGA